The Candidatus Palauibacter australiensis genome includes a window with the following:
- a CDS encoding AAA domain-containing protein, translated as MQAPDSLESLWLLLADLRVAIEEEIEAVAADLARRRLDRPIPALSGRLRGEAGTGYRYALQIAGGTYDIRADDRVRIHTGGRDALGVVHRFDRTLGLLQAVSPEWLGERLDGAELEFDPTWLLRELSTRLAEVGQDPEDFFPDTVLGAFGRLPPRLGRESPRLDSSDDLNAPQREALERVLGSSAQLVWGPPGTGKSRLVARAALELAVRGRVLVAATTNGAVDEIARRLAAIADPDLLARDRIIRVGFDLGAAPDSRLDLGAALARRIEGGAGGVDRTLAEHEGRLRVRPAEGARDGAPALNPYARAGRLLSLARSRNDAESARNLGRVMLEIARQAERVLEEADIVLTTFARLSIREELRELRFESLLIDEASTAPLPYVALAASRVAGPAIAVGDFQQLPPVVSSTAPAAMRWLRTDLFREAGVVDGAGAGDPAEAAGGPGAAGGSGAWGGAGAGRGLPSPKDGLCAMLDLQYRMAPDIRELVSEFFYGGRLRDAPEVAERGAGQATGRAAGSAAERAALTVLDTSGLDPRVERVDGSRRNRVHAEAVADFLGAAARDGVRDIAVVSPYRAQTRHLNDLIRRRLGRAAPADLEVSTIHRFQGREKHLVIIDTVDAPPGRSWFLDERRNRDFPRLLNVALSRARERLVIVATVTGLRRTLPPEALLNRLLTHVQRTGSRIDATPTDLWSGT; from the coding sequence ATGCAGGCTCCTGACTCCCTCGAGTCGCTGTGGCTTCTGTTGGCGGATCTCCGCGTGGCGATCGAGGAGGAGATCGAGGCGGTCGCGGCCGACCTCGCCCGCCGCCGCCTGGACCGGCCGATTCCGGCGCTCTCCGGACGCCTGCGGGGAGAGGCGGGGACCGGCTACCGCTACGCCCTCCAGATCGCGGGGGGAACATACGACATCCGTGCGGACGACCGCGTGCGCATCCACACCGGCGGGCGGGATGCGCTCGGCGTGGTCCACCGTTTCGACCGCACGCTCGGGCTGCTGCAGGCCGTGAGCCCGGAGTGGCTCGGCGAACGCCTCGACGGGGCCGAACTCGAGTTCGATCCCACTTGGCTCCTGCGCGAACTCTCCACGCGGCTGGCCGAGGTGGGGCAGGATCCGGAGGACTTCTTCCCGGACACCGTGCTCGGGGCCTTCGGCCGGCTGCCGCCGCGCCTCGGCCGGGAGTCGCCGCGCCTGGACTCCTCGGATGACCTGAACGCGCCGCAGCGGGAGGCCCTGGAACGGGTGCTGGGGAGCAGCGCCCAACTCGTCTGGGGCCCGCCGGGGACCGGGAAGTCCCGCCTCGTGGCGCGCGCGGCGCTGGAACTCGCCGTCCGCGGCCGGGTGCTCGTCGCCGCGACGACGAACGGAGCCGTGGACGAGATCGCGCGCCGGCTCGCCGCCATCGCCGACCCGGACCTCCTCGCGCGCGACCGGATCATCCGCGTGGGGTTCGACCTCGGCGCCGCGCCCGACTCGCGCCTCGACCTGGGGGCGGCGCTGGCGCGGCGGATCGAGGGCGGCGCCGGCGGCGTGGACCGCACGCTTGCGGAGCACGAGGGGCGGCTGCGGGTTCGCCCGGCGGAGGGCGCGCGCGATGGAGCTCCCGCCCTCAACCCCTACGCCCGCGCCGGACGCCTCCTCTCGCTCGCGCGCTCGCGCAACGATGCGGAGTCCGCGCGCAACCTGGGCCGCGTCATGCTCGAGATCGCCCGCCAGGCGGAACGGGTGCTGGAGGAGGCGGACATCGTCCTCACGACCTTCGCGCGGCTCTCGATCCGGGAGGAACTCCGCGAGTTGAGGTTCGAGTCCCTGCTCATCGACGAGGCGAGCACCGCGCCGCTCCCCTACGTGGCGCTCGCCGCCTCGAGGGTCGCGGGCCCCGCGATCGCCGTCGGCGACTTCCAGCAGCTCCCCCCGGTCGTGTCGAGCACGGCCCCGGCGGCCATGCGCTGGCTGCGGACGGACCTGTTCCGGGAAGCGGGCGTCGTGGACGGGGCAGGGGCCGGCGACCCTGCGGAGGCCGCGGGCGGGCCGGGCGCCGCGGGCGGGTCGGGCGCCTGGGGCGGGGCAGGGGCCGGCCGCGGGCTGCCCTCCCCGAAAGACGGGCTGTGCGCGATGCTCGACCTCCAGTACCGCATGGCGCCCGACATCCGCGAACTGGTGAGCGAGTTTTTCTACGGCGGACGGCTCCGGGATGCGCCGGAGGTCGCCGAGCGCGGGGCGGGGCAGGCGACGGGCCGTGCGGCGGGGAGCGCTGCGGAGCGGGCCGCCCTCACCGTGCTCGACACGAGCGGCCTCGATCCGCGCGTCGAACGCGTGGACGGGTCGCGTCGGAACCGCGTCCACGCCGAAGCCGTGGCGGACTTCCTCGGCGCCGCGGCCCGCGACGGGGTCCGGGACATCGCGGTGGTCTCCCCCTACCGCGCCCAGACCCGCCACCTGAACGATCTCATCCGCCGCCGGCTCGGCCGCGCCGCGCCCGCCGACCTGGAGGTGAGCACGATCCACCGCTTCCAGGGACGGGAGAAGCACCTCGTCATCATCGACACCGTGGACGCACCCCCCGGCCGCTCCTGGTTCCTCGACGAGCGCCGGAACCGCGACTTCCCCCGCCTCCTCAACGTCGCCCTCTCCCGCGCCCGCGAACGCCTCGTCATCGTCGCCACCGTCACCGGCCTCCGACGAACGCTACCACCGGAAGCCCTCCTCAACCGCCTCCTCACCCACGTCCAACGAACCGGCTCCCGCATCGACGCCACCCCCACCGACCTCTGGAGCGGCACCTGA